From a region of the Eretmochelys imbricata isolate rEreImb1 chromosome 6, rEreImb1.hap1, whole genome shotgun sequence genome:
- the TALDO1 gene encoding transaldolase isoform X1 yields MSVSPVKRPKMESALEQLKQHTTVVADTGDFHAIDQYKPLDATTNPSLILAAAQMPAYQELVEDAIEYGKKLGGSDDEQVQNASDKLFVVFGAEILKRIPGRVSTEVDARLSFDKEGMIKRAKRLIDLYKEAGIGKDRILIKLSSTWEGIQAGKVLEEEYGIHCNMTLLFSFAQAVACAEAGVTLISPFVGRILDWHVANTDKKTYEPSEDPGVKSVTKIYNYYKKFGYKTIVMGASFRNTGEIKALTGCDYLTISPKLLGELSKENTKLTPTLSAKDAQTSNLEKIHMDEKTFRWEHNEDQMAVEKLSDGIRKFAADAVKLERMLKERMFSTKNGK; encoded by the exons ATGTCCGTGTCCCCCGTGAAGCGGCCGAAGATGGAGTCGGCGCTGGAGCAGCTCAAGCAGCACACCACGGTGGTCGCGGACACCGGCGACTTCCACG CAATTGATCAGTACAAGCCTCTGGATGCCACTACAAATCCATCCTTGATACTAGCTGCTGCTCAAATGCCAGCTTACCAGGAATTAGTAGAGGATGCTATTGAGTATGGAAAAAAACTTGGTGG GTCAGATGATGAACAGGTCCAAAATGCAAGCGACAAACTTTTTGTGGTGTTTGGGGCAGAAATACTGAAGAGGATACCAGGTCGTGTGTCCACAGAAGTAGATGCAAG GTTGTCCTTTGATAAGGAAGGAATGATTAAGAGAGCTAAGCGCCTCATTGACCTTTATAAGGAAGCAGGAATTGGTAAAGATCGCATCCTCATAAAACTGTCATCGACGTGGGAGGGGATTCAGGCAGGCAA GGTTCTGGAAGAGGAGTATGGGATCCATTGCAACATGACCTTACTCTTCTCCTTTGCTCAGGCAGTGGCCTGTGCTGAAGCTGGGGTCACCCTAATTTCCCCATTTGTAGGTCGTATCCTGGATTGGCATGTTGCAAACACAGACAAGAAGACTTATGAGCCCTCAGAGGACCCAG GGGTGAAGAGTGTCACTAAAATCTATAATTACTACAAAAAGTTTGGCTACAAAACTATTGTGATGGGTGCTTCATTCCGAAACACTGGGGAGATTAAAGCGCTGACAGGCTGTGACTATCTTACCATTTCACCTAAGCTTCTGGGAGAGCTCAGTAAAGAGAACACCAAGCTAACTCCCACACTCAGTGCTAAAGATG CTCAGACATCTAACCTTGAGAAGATCCACATGGATGAGAAGACATTCCGCTGGGAACATAATGAAGACCAAATGGCTGTGGAGAAATTATCAGATGGGATCAGGAAATTTGCTGCTGATGCAGTTAAATTGGAGAGAATGTTAAAG GAACGAATGTTCAGTACTAAAAATGGAAAGTAG
- the TALDO1 gene encoding transaldolase isoform X2, with protein sequence MSVSPVKRPKMESALEQLKQHTTVVADTGDFHAIDQYKPLDATTNPSLILAAAQMPAYQELVEDAIEYGKKLGGSDDEQVQNASDKLFVVFGAEILKRIPGRVSTEVDARLSFDKEGMIKRAKRLIDLYKEAGIGKDRILIKLSSTWEGIQAGKVLEEEYGIHCNMTLLFSFAQAVACAEAGVTLISPFVGRILDWHVANTDKKTYEPSEDPGVKSVTKIYNYYKKFGYKTIVMGASFRNTGEIKALTGCDYLTISPKLLGELSKENTKLTPTLSAKDGKLVFFPCRIQICSIILRLLFTTEHS encoded by the exons ATGTCCGTGTCCCCCGTGAAGCGGCCGAAGATGGAGTCGGCGCTGGAGCAGCTCAAGCAGCACACCACGGTGGTCGCGGACACCGGCGACTTCCACG CAATTGATCAGTACAAGCCTCTGGATGCCACTACAAATCCATCCTTGATACTAGCTGCTGCTCAAATGCCAGCTTACCAGGAATTAGTAGAGGATGCTATTGAGTATGGAAAAAAACTTGGTGG GTCAGATGATGAACAGGTCCAAAATGCAAGCGACAAACTTTTTGTGGTGTTTGGGGCAGAAATACTGAAGAGGATACCAGGTCGTGTGTCCACAGAAGTAGATGCAAG GTTGTCCTTTGATAAGGAAGGAATGATTAAGAGAGCTAAGCGCCTCATTGACCTTTATAAGGAAGCAGGAATTGGTAAAGATCGCATCCTCATAAAACTGTCATCGACGTGGGAGGGGATTCAGGCAGGCAA GGTTCTGGAAGAGGAGTATGGGATCCATTGCAACATGACCTTACTCTTCTCCTTTGCTCAGGCAGTGGCCTGTGCTGAAGCTGGGGTCACCCTAATTTCCCCATTTGTAGGTCGTATCCTGGATTGGCATGTTGCAAACACAGACAAGAAGACTTATGAGCCCTCAGAGGACCCAG GGGTGAAGAGTGTCACTAAAATCTATAATTACTACAAAAAGTTTGGCTACAAAACTATTGTGATGGGTGCTTCATTCCGAAACACTGGGGAGATTAAAGCGCTGACAGGCTGTGACTATCTTACCATTTCACCTAAGCTTCTGGGAGAGCTCAGTAAAGAGAACACCAAGCTAACTCCCACACTCAGTGCTAAAGATGGTAAGTTAGTTTTCTTTCCTTGTAGAATACAGATTTGTTCCATAATCCTGAGACTCCTCTTTACTACTGAACATAGCTGA